A single window of Podarcis raffonei isolate rPodRaf1 chromosome 9, rPodRaf1.pri, whole genome shotgun sequence DNA harbors:
- the RHOH gene encoding rho-related GTP-binding protein RhoH, producing the protein MLDSVKCVLVGDAAVGKTALLLRFTSETFPDAYRPTVYENTGVDVFLDGAQISLGLWDTSGSDAFKGIRPLSYQQADVILLCYSVANQNSFLSLRSKWVTEIRTHLPRIPILVVATQIDQRETGPHSASCISPLLGKRLARDIRAKAFVECSSLANRGVQKVFECAVRTAVNQARKRARRKLFSVNECKVF; encoded by the coding sequence ATGTTGGATTCGGTCAAATGTGTCCTGGTAGGGGATGCGGCAGTCGGGAAAACGGCTCTGCTGCTGCGCTTTACTTCGGAGACTTTCCCGGACGCTTACAGACCCACCGTTTATGAGAACACCGGGGTCGACGTCTTCCTGGATGGCGCCCAGATCAGCTTAGGCCTTTGGGACACGTCCGGCAGTGATGCCTTCAAAGGCATCCGCCCCCTTTCCTACCAGCAGGCTGACGTGATTCTCCTGTGCTACTCGGTGGCCAACCAGAACTCGTTCCTCAGCTTGAGGAGCAAATGGGTTACGGAGATCCGGACGCACTTGCCTCGTATTCCCATTTTGGTGGTGGCTACCCAGATTGACCAGAGGGAGACGGGACCTCACAGCGCCTCCTGCATCAGCCCGTTGCTCGGGAAGCGGCTGGCGAGGGACATCCGAGCAAAGGCCTTTGTGGAATGCTCATCTCTTGCCAACAGGGGCGTCCAGAAGGTGTTTGAGTGTGCCGTCCGGACAGCGGTGAACCAAGCAAGGAAACGAGCCCGGAGGAAACTTTTCTCAGTCAACGAGTGCAAGGTCTTTTAA